A window of Exiguobacterium sp. FSL W8-0210 genomic DNA:
TTGAGCTCGCGCATATGCTTCAGCTGTTTCCATTAGCTCTTGGCCTTTTCCCATACCGCGCAGTGAATCGTCCACCCACAGGATATCTACAAAAAAGCATTCCCAGTCTATATGACCGACTAACCCTCCGACGATTTCGCCCTTTTCATCCTTTAATACAAAGTTTATTTTCTCCTCATCATTGTAAGGGACTTTCGATTTATTGTGCCTGACCAAATTATATCGGATAAATCCAGCTTCCTCCTTATCATATCCAACGTGCATGTGGATATTCGTCATCATCATCACTCCTCACTTAATCTATTATAAAGCGTTCGCCTTACCATCATGATGGTCAAATACGTAGACTCAACACTAGATGTAGGGATAGTCATTGATTTTATAGTTTTTTGATTTTAAGCGTTTAGATTTGTTCCTGCGGAAGCTATAATACATCCGATTAAGAAGCTAAAAAAGCCACCATTAATATCCTACATTAACTCTTGTATACCTTCTCTTCTCCTTTCTCACTTATTGTATCAAAGTTTTGTACGACCAAGGGGGTGAATTCTTCCTGCTTTATGAAATTGCTTTTTATCTATATCCCTATTAACAAAGAAGAAATACAAAACGCCTTTTTCTTGTTGTATCCATTAACATGTTAAGATGTCCCCACGTTGATTTTATTCACTATTCTACAAACAGATCTTTCAACCATCCGACAATATTTTAAGAAAGTCTTCTTCAAAATGCTTGACTCCATCTTCATCCACTAAAAAGAAGATGTGATTCTTAGGGGGATCATCGCTAAGTGATACATGAATCCACTTGTTTCATTTACTTTTCATTATTAGGGTATTCTAGGTAATTTGTTGGATCGACTATCGTTAGAACGTAGTATCCGGTTTATTTTCTTAATAGCCTTCTTCGTCTGAAATATCTCCCGAATCAATATCGATCCCCCGCCTATTCATGCATTGAACTTAGATGTCCCAAAGTCATTGAGTTAATGTTCCTGTGACTATACATCACTGATACTATTTAAGATATGACGCAAATAGACATTTTTATCAAGCTACCGTAATTCTTACCAATAGTCCTCATAACTTAAAGCGTTATAACAATGGGATCCGCATGTTCAGAGTTGATTTATCTGTTAAATTTTTCTCGTATGTCGTATTTTTTATACATTTCCCCTTTTCTTATCCAACTTAGTTTTATGAAATGACGGTTTGTCAAATTAAGCGCAACACTCCTTCGGAAAAGACCTCATATGCAGTCTTTCCAATCCAAACACTTTCTTGGTCGATTGTTGATTCTAGAAAGTGCGTGATTTAATTCTGTCTTGTTGATCATTCCGAAGTTGGTTCCCTTTGGGAAGAACTCACGGAGAAGACCATTGGCATTCTCATTGCTGCCACGTTGCCATGAAGAATAGGGATCCGTGAAGTACATTGGGATACCAAGAGAGTCCTGTATCCGTTCGTGACAGCTGATCGAGCGGGCATCGCTGCGATTCTTGAACTCATGGAACGCATTCCAGCGACTGACTTCCGCGGAACGATCAAGCTCGCTTTTTCAATCGAAGAAGAAATCGGTTGTCGTGGTGCAGAATTGATGGACGCGTCCTTTTTAGAGGACGTCGACGCAGCAATCGTCTTTGATCGCCGCGGTACACGCGACATCGTTACAGGGTGTCACGTCGAGTTTGATTTTTGTGAGACAGCTTTTGGTGCATGTTTTGAGCAAGCCGGTATGTTGAGTGATATGCCGAATTGGCGAACGACACGGTACGGAGGAAGCAGTGATACGAAACTATTCGCACTACGAGCTATTCCAGCTGTCAACTTGTCCGTTGGTTATCTGCACGAGCATACGGATTTTGAACAGGTTGATTTCGCGGCGACGCTCGAAACCGTCCGTTTGGTCGAAACATTACTTCATCACCGATTGCTCGAGCGCTATTTCGCTGAGCAGACAAAAAATCCAACTCTAGGCGGATATACCGAGTAATGGATTCCAAATATAGTAAAAAGGAGAGGTGAGAGGAGACGATTCAATGTGGATCATTCTGGGTTTACTGGCGATTGGATTTACGGCACTGAATATTATCTTTTATGTGATCGGTAAGGACTATCGTTTTCTGATGGTGCTCGGACTAAGTTTGACGGCACTGACGCTGTGCGCGGAATACCGACTCGTTGCGGAATTCGTGGCACGGGAGGACTGGGCAGCGTTACAGGACGTCGTACCGGGCATGGAGCGGGCACTGTGGGTATTGACGTTCATCTCGATCGGATTAAATGTATTGCCGCTACTGTTAGACTACCGAAAGAATCGATCTCGTTAACGAACCAAAGAGGAGCTGAATCCTGATGAGCTATACATTTTCACCGCTGACACAACGACAGGCGGAACAGGTCGCCTACGAGTGGCAATATGACGGGGCGTTTGCATTTTATGATATGCCGAATGACGAAGAAGATTTAGTAGAATTTCTCGATCCAGCAAAGCGGACGGAACATTATTTTGCTGTGTTGGATGGGGAAGAATTGGTTGGCTATTATGTATTTGAACCAAACGCAGACGTCGTTGACGTCGGGCTTGGCATGCGGCCGGACTTGACCGGGCGAGGAAATAGTACGGCATTTTTAGAAGCCGGTCTTGCGTTCATCATGGACCGGTATGCACCTAAACAAATCGAATTAGCTGTCGCGACATTCAACGAGCGGGCGATTCGCTTGTATACGAAAAGTGGCTTCCTTCCAGTAGAACGGTTCCAACAGGCGACGAACGGTGGAAGCTATGAATTTTTGAAAATGCGTTTATCGATAGGAGTGATATCATGACAATCGAACAACGATTATTCGAGGCAGCGACGAATTTGATCAATAGCAGATATCCGAATGGATGGGGTGGGGCAGCAGCGATGGCGACCGATGACGGTCAAATCTTGACGAGCGTGGCGCCAGAAGTATTGAACGCTTCGACCGAGTTATGCATAGAAACCGGAGCGATTCTTGAGGCACACAAACTCAATTGCCGCATCACGCATACGATGTGTGTCGTTCGGGATGACGAACAAGCATCTTTTAAAATTTTGACGCCGTGTGGAGTCTGTCAGGAACGATTGAATTATTTTGGACCGGACGTCCTAGCGGCAGTGACGAACTCTGAACAAACCATTCTGTTTAAATCACTCCAAGAGCTTCAACCCTATCATTGGTCACACGCTTATTCGACTGAAACGTAAATGATAAGAGGAAACGTATGTAATGAGAAGGAGATGATCAGATGGTACGTTGTACGAATTGCCAGTATAAGTTCAAAACAAAAGAAGTGCTTGCTGTCGGATTTGCGAAACATGGGAAAGCATGTCCGAACTGCGGCGTGAAGCAATACATCTCGAAAGACTCGCAACATTACTTATCGCTCGGATACGTCAGTCTCTTGTTCGTCTTGATCCTACCGTTCGTCATCAAACTGAGCGACAAAGAAGAGACGATCTGGTAAAGCATTACGCGCATGCCTGAAAACGACAGGGTGCGCGTTTTGTCTTATACTCGGGGCAAAGGAGCTGGGAAACATGCAAACCGTATACGATGCAACCGTACAAAACGCAGCGGGCGAGACTGTTTCATTAGGTGACTATGCTGGACGAGTCCTCGTGATCATCAACACGGCAAGCAAATGTGGGCTCGTCAAACAACTTGGCGAACTGCAGGCATTGTACGATAAATATGACGAGCAGGGAGTCACGGTGCTTGGCTTTCCGTGCGATCAATTCAATCAGCAGGAGTTCGCGAGTCAGGAAGAGACGATGCAGTTCTGTCAGCTGAACTATGGCGTGACGTTTCCGATGTTTCAGAAGATCGACGTCAATGGACCGGACGAGCATCCGCTTTATACGTTCTTGAAGAAAGAACAGTCCGGCTTGCTGTCGTCGAAAATCAAATGGAACTACACGAAGTTTTTAATCGATCGCCAAGGACGTGTCGTACGTCGGTTCAGTCCGGTCGATTCCGTCCAGTCAGTTGAAAGAACGCTATCTTTGTATTTATAATCATAGTAACCGTCCGGCGCGAGCCGTTGGGCGGGACGAACGAATACCCTACCTTTGGCGAGGTAGGGCTTTTTTATGTCATTCAGCGTTGAACGAATCAAATGAATACGTGACAATCGCATCACTTCGTTTATGTCCGAGGTCGATCAAGACTGGTGGCCGGGGAGACAAGACATGAAAATCCTGTTCGAACGCCCGGAGCCAGTAATGGATCCAGTCTTTTGTAGGATCGAGTCCCATCATTTCACGTGCGAACGTCAGTAGCTTTGAATCGGTCAGCGTCAGAAGTGGAATCGGATTGATCTCGACATCTTCTTTTAGTTCATAGAGGTCCGGTGAACGAAGCAGAATCGCATCCGCTTCGAAGGTCAATCGGAAGTAATTGCAACTGTAGTCACCAACGATGACCATCGTCTCCTCCGTATGCCCACGGAAATGAAATATCAATCTGTTACCATTTGCGACATCCATCAAGAACTGATCGAGTCCGATGTTGTAATCCTCGCGAAACTGCAGTTTTTCAAGCGTGATTTCTTGCATGATTTAGCCTCCTGTCCGAGTTTGTCGCTCTTCTATCAAAACGGTTTGGCGCGTTGCTAGGCGAGACGAACTGATTAATAAGACGATACCGAGTAACAATAACGAGATCCCGAACCAAGCCGTGCCACTTAACTGTTCGCCGAGGACGAACACACCGAGCAAAGCAGCCGTCAATGGTTCACCGAGCGAGAGCGTGACGGCAGTCGACGACGGTACGTTCGATAGCCCTTTTGCGAATAACCAGTAAGCAAGCCCGGTCGCAACGACGCCGAGATGGAGGCTGATTCCGGCACCACGTGACGTGAACAGCCAGGAGAGATCGAATAAGAAGAGTAAAGGTGACAACAGAACAGCGCTCGTCGTGAAAATGACGGCAACGACCGACAGCGGCGCGTGTGTCTTGACGAGGTCTCGACTGACGAATGTATACCCGGCAAACGATAGTCCGGCACCTAGTGCGAGGACGATTCCGATTGGATCAATTGCGACCGTTCCTTGATTGTTCAGAAGCAACAGACAACCGGTGATCGATAATCCGGTTGAAGCCCACCACAGCAACGCCGGACGTTTTTTTAGGAACAGCCACTCGATACATCCGGAAAAAATCGGCGCGCTACCGATCGCGACGACGGTACCGACGGCGACACCCGTCATTAAAACAGCCGAGAAGAACAAGGGCTGGTAAGCTGCCATGCTGACGGCAGCAAGTAAAATCGTCCGCAGTGGCCAGTCGCGTAACGTCAGCGTTCCTTTGAAGAGAACGAGACAGAGTAAGAACAGTCCGCCGACAGCCAGACGAACGGCACCAATTGCAATCGGGTGTGCATCTTCTGGCGCAAAGGCTTGTGAGGTCCCCGTCGTACCCCAAAAGATCGCAGCAAGTAATATGAGCAACATCGATGATGATTTAGACATGAGTCACCTCTTCGAATGCAATTTTTTTAATGATATTAGAACGAGAATACCACAGAAAGAGTAAAATGGAATACACCAAATAATTGAAAAAATGGTATGGTGTATAGGGTAAAATCGTATTATTCACGAATGTGAAGGTGAAAAGGATGGGGACCCATGAAACAAATGAACCAAATCGAAGCAATACTTGACGTCTTAACACAAAAAATCAATCACGGATCGACCTTCATTCAGCGGCGATACGACACAGGAGTCGCTCAATTCAATCTGAATGATCCGGTGACGGAACAGGCGATTCAGTCGTTTGAAAAACAGTTCAAGTTAACGTTACCAAGTGAATATAAGACATTCCTTCGTTTACATGACGGAGCGGAGTTGTTCATGATTCAAGGTCTTGGCATCGAACTCTATCCGCTTGAAAAAGTCATTGAATTGACGATCCAGGCTAAAGAGGACGACCTGATCCATGAAGACTACGATCATTTCTTGATGATTGGCGAAATGAACGAAGGATACGTCTTGATCCATACGGAAGATGCGAAGACGGAGGAGACGCCGTATATGCACTGGATGTTTCATGAGTTGTCGACAGAGGAAACTGACCCAATCGGACAGAACTTCGGCACGTTTCTTGAATATGCGATCATTGCGCAAGGGGATATGTTCTGGGAGTTCAAGGACTTCTCGATTGCAACAGATGCTTATTATGTAGAGGACTACAATTCCGAAGAGGAAGTGAGCAAACCTAGACCAATTCGTTTCGTCGACTCGGTTCGCGTTGAAATCGAGTATCCGATTGCGAAGAAAAATGCTTGTTTCTCGGTTAAGATTTTCGAAGGAAAACAAGAAAAAGAACGTCTTGGCAGTAGCTACGACTCGGATTCGTGTTTTGAAAAAGTGATGCAATCGGTTCGGGAATATCTAATGGCAGAGAGATTTCAGTATTCATCGATCATGGTCTTTCAAAAAGAACACCGATTTTGGCAGAACGATGACGAGACGGGTGACTCGTTGATTCGCAACCATAATCCGCAACGTCAAGGACTGAGCTTCGATGGATATCGTGCTTTCGTCGAGGAGCCACCTCGCCCACTCCCAGGGTGGGAATGATTCAGAAATTTCTTCACACAGAACGGAGTTTTACAGATGAAAAAATGGTTGTTATTCCCCATGATACTTTGTTTGAGCGGTTGTATGATTCAACCGCAAAGTGGGAGTGAGACGAATGAGACATCCTTCAAAGGGACTACGAAAGAGGGACTCGTCTTTGAATACAAATTGACGAACACAGGAGACCATGCATTTGATGTCGTAGCTCGCTCTGGGCATTTGTTGAATGTCATCGTTCGTGAGAGCAAATCAAGGACTGTCGTCTTCGATTCAAGAAAGCAACAGAGTAAAACAAGCCAACAAAAGAAACGCGTCAAAGCATCAGAAACCGTCGTTCTCAAACAAACGGTACAAGGCGGTACGATCGAGCCGGGTACATATGATATCGAATATCTCGTTGAGGAGAAAGAAAAGAATAGCGACAGTTCTAGTTCGGTAGAGGATATGGAAGAGAAATTAAAATGATTTACGCCTCTGGTGAACGACTTCTTCAATAAATATCTTAGAGCCTCATGCAGGTTCCGGTACGAATGATGCTATTAGTAACATGAGATGTAAAAAGTGGTTTCATAGGAAGCTGATTTTTGTCCTTTAGGCAACTAACGGGTGAAAATCAGCTTTTTGTTTATCAATGATACTATGCGACGCTGCTCTATCAACTGACGATTGATCAACCCTAGGTCCACGAATCCCATTGCTCCTTGAAACAATCGGTCGCGACCAAGTCTGTTCCTTACTCGATTTTTCAAAAGAGATGGTCAGCGAAGCCCGCAGGAAATCTGCTGATCCATCCTGAAAAAGAAGAAAAGAACTTTATTATTGTATATAGAAATTTA
This region includes:
- a CDS encoding GNAT family N-acetyltransferase is translated as MTNIHMHVGYDKEEAGFIRYNLVRHNKSKVPYNDEEKINFVLKDEKGEIVGGLVGHIDWECFFVDILWVDDSLRGMGKGQELMETAEAYARAQQCRLLRLDTFSFQAPVFYKKLGFEVFGELKDFPKGFTHYYLYKKI
- a CDS encoding M20/M25/M40 family metallo-hydrolase — protein: MTADRAGIAAILELMERIPATDFRGTIKLAFSIEEEIGCRGAELMDASFLEDVDAAIVFDRRGTRDIVTGCHVEFDFCETAFGACFEQAGMLSDMPNWRTTRYGGSSDTKLFALRAIPAVNLSVGYLHEHTDFEQVDFAATLETVRLVETLLHHRLLERYFAEQTKNPTLGGYTE
- a CDS encoding GNAT family N-acetyltransferase, which gives rise to MSYTFSPLTQRQAEQVAYEWQYDGAFAFYDMPNDEEDLVEFLDPAKRTEHYFAVLDGEELVGYYVFEPNADVVDVGLGMRPDLTGRGNSTAFLEAGLAFIMDRYAPKQIELAVATFNERAIRLYTKSGFLPVERFQQATNGGSYEFLKMRLSIGVIS
- a CDS encoding cytidine deaminase, encoding MTIEQRLFEAATNLINSRYPNGWGGAAAMATDDGQILTSVAPEVLNASTELCIETGAILEAHKLNCRITHTMCVVRDDEQASFKILTPCGVCQERLNYFGPDVLAAVTNSEQTILFKSLQELQPYHWSHAYSTET
- a CDS encoding glutathione peroxidase, translated to MQTVYDATVQNAAGETVSLGDYAGRVLVIINTASKCGLVKQLGELQALYDKYDEQGVTVLGFPCDQFNQQEFASQEETMQFCQLNYGVTFPMFQKIDVNGPDEHPLYTFLKKEQSGLLSSKIKWNYTKFLIDRQGRVVRRFSPVDSVQSVERTLSLYL
- a CDS encoding EamA family transporter gives rise to the protein MSKSSSMLLILLAAIFWGTTGTSQAFAPEDAHPIAIGAVRLAVGGLFLLCLVLFKGTLTLRDWPLRTILLAAVSMAAYQPLFFSAVLMTGVAVGTVVAIGSAPIFSGCIEWLFLKKRPALLWWASTGLSITGCLLLLNNQGTVAIDPIGIVLALGAGLSFAGYTFVSRDLVKTHAPLSVVAVIFTTSAVLLSPLLFLFDLSWLFTSRGAGISLHLGVVATGLAYWLFAKGLSNVPSSTAVTLSLGEPLTAALLGVFVLGEQLSGTAWFGISLLLLGIVLLISSSRLATRQTVLIEERQTRTGG
- a CDS encoding SMI1/KNR4 family protein, encoding MKQMNQIEAILDVLTQKINHGSTFIQRRYDTGVAQFNLNDPVTEQAIQSFEKQFKLTLPSEYKTFLRLHDGAELFMIQGLGIELYPLEKVIELTIQAKEDDLIHEDYDHFLMIGEMNEGYVLIHTEDAKTEETPYMHWMFHELSTEETDPIGQNFGTFLEYAIIAQGDMFWEFKDFSIATDAYYVEDYNSEEEVSKPRPIRFVDSVRVEIEYPIAKKNACFSVKIFEGKQEKERLGSSYDSDSCFEKVMQSVREYLMAERFQYSSIMVFQKEHRFWQNDDETGDSLIRNHNPQRQGLSFDGYRAFVEEPPRPLPGWE
- a CDS encoding BsuPI-related putative proteinase inhibitor, whose translation is MKKWLLFPMILCLSGCMIQPQSGSETNETSFKGTTKEGLVFEYKLTNTGDHAFDVVARSGHLLNVIVRESKSRTVVFDSRKQQSKTSQQKKRVKASETVVLKQTVQGGTIEPGTYDIEYLVEEKEKNSDSSSSVEDMEEKLK